In Collimonas arenae, a single genomic region encodes these proteins:
- the scpB gene encoding SMC-Scp complex subunit ScpB, translating into MNTIEAKKVLETALLCAHEPLSLNDLKKLYVRNGEDIGDDEGEINADTIRSMLEELRTDWSDKGIEVVALSTGWRFQSRPEMKIYLERLNPEKPQRYSRATMETLAIIAYRQPVTRGDIEEIRGVTVNSQTVKMLEERGWIEAIGHRDVPGRPALFATTRQFLDDLGLTSLDQLPPLQQVARNDMQEGNLLELQALEADLEASMEARAALEAAAAKEETDVELQTELAEPVHMAAENASDAEQIAEPMTEDSVDAGIGAPEVMTENATETAEEAVQPQETTVASNETHTNDQASESDDEATPGRHNQHLNNEPT; encoded by the coding sequence ATGAATACTATTGAGGCCAAGAAAGTCCTCGAAACTGCATTGCTCTGTGCTCACGAGCCGCTGTCGCTTAACGACTTGAAAAAGTTGTATGTGCGCAATGGCGAAGACATCGGCGACGATGAGGGCGAAATCAATGCAGATACGATCAGGTCGATGCTCGAGGAATTGCGTACGGATTGGTCGGACAAGGGCATCGAAGTAGTCGCCCTGTCGACCGGATGGCGCTTTCAGAGCCGCCCGGAGATGAAGATCTATCTGGAGCGCCTGAATCCGGAAAAGCCGCAGAGATATTCACGTGCAACCATGGAAACCCTGGCGATTATTGCTTACCGTCAGCCGGTAACCCGTGGCGACATCGAGGAAATTCGTGGCGTCACGGTCAATTCGCAGACCGTGAAAATGCTGGAAGAACGTGGCTGGATTGAGGCCATCGGCCATCGCGATGTGCCGGGCCGGCCAGCATTGTTCGCCACCACGCGGCAGTTCCTGGACGATCTCGGGCTGACCTCGCTGGATCAGTTGCCGCCGCTGCAGCAAGTTGCCAGAAATGACATGCAAGAAGGCAATCTGCTGGAATTGCAGGCATTGGAAGCGGATCTGGAGGCCAGCATGGAAGCCCGGGCAGCACTGGAGGCGGCCGCGGCAAAGGAAGAAACTGACGTAGAACTGCAAACCGAACTGGCTGAGCCAGTGCATATGGCGGCTGAAAACGCTTCGGATGCAGAACAGATTGCAGAACCAATGACGGAAGATAGTGTCGATGCAGGCATCGGCGCACCTGAAGTCATGACGGAAAATGCAACGGAAACGGCTGAAGAAGCAGTTCAGCCGCAGGAAACAACCGTTGCATCGAATGAAACCCACACCAACGACCAAGCGTCCGAATCGGATGATGAAGCCACGCCAGGTCGGCATAACCAACACCTGAATAATGAACCCACCTAG